The following nucleotide sequence is from Gordonia jinghuaiqii.
ATTGTGTGGACGTTGCAGCGTGAGGGTGCCGATTCGGTGCCCTCACGCTCAACCGTATGGCGAATTCTGCACCGGCACGGGCTAATTGTTGCCGAGCCGGCCAAACGGCCGAAGTCGTCGATGCGGCGGTTCTGCTACGAGCGCCCCAACGAGTTGTGGCAGTCGGACTGGACCGAGTGGCACCTCAGCGACGGCACCTCGGTAGCGATCGCGGGCACAATCGATGACCACTCCCGGTATCTGTGCGCGCTGGCCCCCGACACCGGTGACGCCACCACCACACTGGTGTGGCAGGTGATGCTCGCCGGCATCACCGAATGTGGTGTTCCGTCGATGTCGTTGACTGACAACGGATTTGTGTACACCGGTAAGCATCGTGGATTCGAAACACCGCTGGAGAAGAATCTGCGTGCGCTGGGTACCCGGACCATCAACTCCCGCCCGTATCACCCACAGACCTGCGGCAAGATCGAGCGGTTCTGGCAGACACTCAAACGCTGGCTGAACACCCAACCGGCACCGGCGACCGTCGGCGACCTCAACGAGATGCTCGACCGATTCCGCGGCTATTACAACCACAGTCGACCCCATCGTGCGCTACGTGGTGCGACTCCGGCCGAGGCGTTCCATGCCACCGAACACGCCCGGCCGGTCGACCGGCCGTTACCAGCACCAGTGTTCACCACCCGCCAACAGGTCAACCCCAAGCAAGGCAAAATCACTGTGGGCCCCTACTTCGTCCAGGTCGGCAACCGGTGGGGTGGACACACCCTCGACGCCATCTGCGACGACAACCACATCGTCATCTTCAGCGGCACCACCATTGTGCGTGAGTTCGACGCCGACCCCACTCGCCGCTACCAAGGCCAGCGTCGAACCCCCGGCACCCATGGCAAACGACAACCACTTCCGGCAGCATGACTGTCAGCGATGTCCCGAGACAAAAGTGTCAGCGATGACCCGAGACACCACAGCGCCTTATGTGCGCACTATCGCTACGAAATCCCGGTCGGGAGGTCAGCGGGCGAGCTTGAGCACCTCACCCCAGCCGATCCGTGAGCCGGTGCGCAGAATGGAACGCTGGTAGATCCGGGCCGCGATCCAGATGGCCGCGGCACACACCGCAGCCATCAGACCGAAGGTGACGATGATCTGGACGGCGTCGGTGTCGCCGGTCGCGATGCGCATCGGCATCAGTGCCGCGCTGAACGGCGGAATCCAGCTCAACACCTGGATGAATGTCGAATCCATCGCCTGCACACCGAATATGCCGGAGTACATCACCGCGACGGCCAGGAACGTCAGCGGCGCCGACGAGGAGTTGAGTTCTTCCTGGCGGGACACGATGGCACCGGTCGCGGCGTACAGCGAGGCGAAGAACAGGAATCCGAGAAGGAACCAGGCGATGACCGCGGCGAACATGCCGACCGCCGCGCTGGGCAGGGTGAGAATCCCCGTCGCGGTGCCGGCGATCAGCGCGGTGGCGCCGAGCAGCAACACCTGCGACAGGGCGACGGCCCCGATGCCGATGATCTTGCCCCACAGCAGGTGCAGGGGTTTGATCGTCGCCAGGAGCAGTTCGACGACGCGTGAGGTCTTCTCCTCGACGACACCGACGGCGACCATCGTGCCGCCCATCATGATCGCGGTCACCAGCAGGACCACACCGACGAGCGCGATCACCAGGCGTTGTCCCTCGTCGGGCTTGTCCGGCTGGGTCTGCTCCACGGCGATGGTGACCGACGGCAACGACGCCGCGGCCACACCACGGTCGGCCAGCGCCTGGTTCAGGTTGACCTGTGACACCGCGGTTCTGATGGCGCCTTCCACGGCGGGTTCGACGCCGCTCTTGCCGACGATCACATAGGTGCCGGGGGCGTCGCCGGGGATCAGGGCGGCTGCGACATCCCCGTCGGTGACGCGTGTGCGTGCCTGTTCGGCGGAGTCCACGGCTTCGGTGGTGATGGTGGTTCCGGCCGAGTCGCCCACGGCGACAATGGACTCGGTGACCGCTGTCGGTTGTCCGACGACGGCCACCTTCTCGGCGTCGTCGCCTCCGGCGAAGAGGTTGAGAACGATGGCGCCGACCACGATCACCACCATCAGCAGTCCGGTGCTGACGACGAAGGACCTGGTCTTCGCGCGGGTCGCGATCTCGCGGCCGGCGACGAGGCGAATCGCTTGGGCGGCAGAGGCTCTCGGACCGGAATCGGTGGGAGCGTCGGGGATGTCTCGTAGCGTGGTCATGCGGATACAACCTCTCGGAACAGGTCGGTCAAGGACGGTGTGGACGTGGCGAACCGGTGCACTGGACCGTGACGCAGTGCGGCCGAGAGGATCTGCTGGTCGTCGGCGAGTTCGGGGTCGATCAGCAGGCGGGTGGTCTCGCCGTAGGTGACGCGGCGGACGCCGGGCAAGGAGTCTGCCCAGCTCACGTCCGAGCGCGGTCCGGTGACTTCGAGGGTGACGCCGTCACGGGAACGCAGGTCGTCGACGGTGCCCAGGGCACGCATCTCACCACGGGTGATGATGCCCACCCGGTCGCAGAGCCGCTGTACCAGGTCGAGCTGATGTGACGAGAAGATGACCGGGATGCCCTCGGCTGCTTTCTCTTTCAGGACGTCACTCATGACGT
It contains:
- a CDS encoding IS481 family transposase codes for the protein MDVRAATALAGGIENVAEFCREQNISRQTFYKWRRRFVTDGLAGLEPRSRRPHTEPGRVGGDVEALVIATRTRLQSAGLDHGPQSIVWTLQREGADSVPSRSTVWRILHRHGLIVAEPAKRPKSSMRRFCYERPNELWQSDWTEWHLSDGTSVAIAGTIDDHSRYLCALAPDTGDATTTLVWQVMLAGITECGVPSMSLTDNGFVYTGKHRGFETPLEKNLRALGTRTINSRPYHPQTCGKIERFWQTLKRWLNTQPAPATVGDLNEMLDRFRGYYNHSRPHRALRGATPAEAFHATEHARPVDRPLPAPVFTTRQQVNPKQGKITVGPYFVQVGNRWGGHTLDAICDDNHIVIFSGTTIVREFDADPTRRYQGQRRTPGTHGKRQPLPAA
- a CDS encoding ABC transporter permease, with protein sequence MTTLRDIPDAPTDSGPRASAAQAIRLVAGREIATRAKTRSFVVSTGLLMVVIVVGAIVLNLFAGGDDAEKVAVVGQPTAVTESIVAVGDSAGTTITTEAVDSAEQARTRVTDGDVAAALIPGDAPGTYVIVGKSGVEPAVEGAIRTAVSQVNLNQALADRGVAAASLPSVTIAVEQTQPDKPDEGQRLVIALVGVVLLVTAIMMGGTMVAVGVVEEKTSRVVELLLATIKPLHLLWGKIIGIGAVALSQVLLLGATALIAGTATGILTLPSAAVGMFAAVIAWFLLGFLFFASLYAATGAIVSRQEELNSSSAPLTFLAVAVMYSGIFGVQAMDSTFIQVLSWIPPFSAALMPMRIATGDTDAVQIIVTFGLMAAVCAAAIWIAARIYQRSILRTGSRIGWGEVLKLAR